The genomic segment GAGGAGGCTCACCGCCGGGCAGCCCCCATGGCAGCGTCCATGGATGGAGCAGCCGCGCCTGGGGCAGGGGTTTCCCCGGAAATGCCTGAAAAACCGCAAAACGGGATGGCCGAGGAGACGGTCCCATCCGTCCCTCAGGATATTTCCCAGCGCGAACTCCGGGAACCGGGAAAGGAGATAGCACGGGTAAACCGTCCCGTCGGGCAGCACCGAGAGCTTCGTGGTTCCCGCCGGACAGCGCACATCGGCGGGGAACCCTTTTTTGTCCGGCGAAAGAAACCCGCATGAGACCCCCTCGACGTTGCCGTAGGAGGCATTAAGGGCCCGGACCTCCGCCAGAAAGCGGGGATAGGGCACGCTCCAGGCGAGGTCCTCCGTGGAGAGTGCATCCGGGTAGATGTAAAAGAAGCGCACACCCGGCATCCGCAGATAGGGACGGACGGCCCCGGGAACGCCGCCTCCGGGGTCACAAAGGCTTTTGAGCATGGGTTTTTCCTTCATCACGTACGCGTCGAGGGCCGGAGTAACCGCCTCTCCGTTCATCGATATTCCCACCCTGACCCCCCTCAGTCCGGCCAGGACGTCCACCCGGGTACCGTTGGCGCTCATCGTGGCCCGCATTTGCCGGGAGCGAAGGAGGCCGGCCATCCCGTGAATATCCCCGTGAAGGGTGGGCTCCCCGCCCAGGATGTCCACCTCTCTCACCCCCGCTCCCGCAAGCCGCCCAAGAAGGGCATCGAAGTCCGCGAGGGCCATATCCTCCATTGGGGAAAGCCCCCGGTTGAAGCAGAACCCGCATCTGCGGTTGCACCGGAGGGTCACAAAGACCTGCACGTACTCCGGAGCGCGGATACAAGCCGACATCATCTTTATACGGTAGCACACGCGGTCCCCGGAGGGAATAACGCCGGGCAGCAGCCCCCCGGCCGGTTCCCGCACACCCAGCGGCTAGGGCCCGGAGGCTTCCGCGGACCCGGCCCGGAGCTCTTCGATGAGCTCTTCGTACTTTTCCTGGATAAGGGAGCCGTCGAAGTCCTGGAACTCATCGAGCATATGGCCCTGCTCCTCCCGGGAGAGGTACTCAAGGGACGGGTAGAAGAAGTGGTTGTCCTCCTTGTTTATGTGGGAAGGATAGAACTCCCTCAGGGCGTCGATGTACGTGAGGACCTCGTCGTATGCGGCTTCATCCCCCGCGGCATACCGCGCGTTGGCCTGCGCCATGCGTTGCACGGTCTCGCGGGCGTATCGGTGCTCCGCGATGAGGTCATCCATCATCTCCCTGTGCTTTCGGGAGAGCGGCTTTTCCCGCAGGGCCTCGAAATAGATATCTTCTTCCTTCCCGTGGTGGCAGCGGTCGGCGTAGGTGCGGAAGAAATCCGCCACCCCGGCCACAAAAGCGGGGCGGAGGCGTCCCGGCTTGCCCTTTTCCCCATCTATAAGGGCGAGCATCCTCTCTATCCTCCGATGCTCCGCCATGAGCGGCCCGATGGGCTTCATTCAGCTCGGCTCCTTCTCCCCGATGATAGTGAAAATCTCCCTCCCCACGCAACCCGCCCCGGCGCCCGGTTCTTGACCGGGGAGGACGCCTGTGCTAAGAGAGGAGTTGTGAACGGCTCCGGGAGGACGGCATGCAGGAGGTGACCTTCTTCGTCTTTGCCTTTACCTCCATCTTTGTCATCGTCAACCCGGTGAGCGCCCTTCTGACCTTTGTCTCCCTGACCGAGGGAATGGACCTTCGGGAGCGAAACGCCGCGGCCCGCCGGTCGGTGGTCACGGCCTGTGTTCTGGCTCTGGTGTTTGCTCTGGGCGGGGAGTTCATCCTCCGGATGTTTCACATCACGGAGGATAACCTGAGGGTGGCCGGCGGGGCCCTTCTTTTCATCGTGGCCGTGGACATGCTCCATGGCAAGCTCTCCCGGGAGAGCGTCACCCCCGAAGAGCTGAAGGACGCCTCCCGGAGGCGGGACATATCAATCTTCCCCCTGGCCACGCCCCTTCTGACCGGCCCGGGAGCCATAACCGCCGTCATCGTGCTCATACACACCGCGGAGAGGCTGGTCCTGAAGCTCATCGTCCTGGGAGCCATCCTGGCCACCTTTGCCATTGCCTACGTCCTTTTCAGGTTTGCCGAGAGGGCACACCGCCTTCTTGGCGTGACCGCCTCTCTGGTTATCACACGCATCATGGGGATTCTCCTCGCGGCCATCGCCGTTAATTTCATGGCCGAGGGCATATGGAACATCTACAAGGCCTTTTCAGGGTAGCGGTACAGACGAGGGGTCCGCTTTTGCGGCAAGCGGGGCGGGGTCTCCCCTCCGCGAAGTGACAACGGCGCCCGCTTTATGTAAACTCATAGGGGGGCGTTGCGGGAAACGCGCCCGAATTATCGGAGGGGAGGCTGCCGGGAAGTGACCATCCGGAAGAAGATGCTCCTGGGGTACCTGCCCCTGAGCGCCCTCATCATCCTTATCGCCGTCCTCTCCCTCGTCTACGTCGGGAGGATGCGGGGCATCAACGAGACCGTTATCACGAGGGACCTCCGGCTGGTGGACGCCACGGAGAAGATGCTCGACAGCCTCCTTGCCCAGGAGCTTTATGCCAGCCGGTTCGCCATCCTGAGAAACCCCGAGATGCTGACGACCTTCTGGGAGAGAAGCGCCGATTTCGAGCACCGCCTGAAGGCCCTCAAGGAGCTGCCCGGAGGGGACATCCCGGTACGGCACATATCCGACCTGCACGCCGAGTACAACGCGCACTTCGTTGACGCCATCGGCACTTTCGGGGCAGAAGGCAGGGGAGAGAAGGCGGCGGAGCACGAGCGACTCATGAAAAAGACCCAGGAGGAGCTTATCCACCTCCTGAAAGACGTGAACCTCACGGCCCGCCTGAGCCAGAACAGCAAGACCCGCGAGACCGCACGCATCGGCGGACTCGCCCTGAGGGTCATGTCGGTGCTCTCCGTCCTGGGAATCCTCGTCGGCGTGGGCTCGGCGGCACTCATCACGCGGGGCATAGTCCGCTCCGTGCGGGTCCTCCGGGAGGCCACCAACCGCGTGGCCCAGGGAAGATTCGAGCAGGTGCCCCAGGTGCACGGCAGCGACGAGCTTGGGGAGCTTTCCCGGGCCTTCGGCGAGATGGCCCGGAGGCTCAAGGCCCTGGAGGAGATGTACCTGGACACGAGCCCCCTGACCCGCCTGCCCGGGGGCATCGCCATCGAAAACGTCCTGAAGAAACGCATCGAGGGCGGCGGTCCCCTGGCCTTCTGCCTCCTGGACCTGGACGATTTCAAGGCCTTCAACGACCGTTACGGCTATGCCCGGGGAAGCGAGCTCATCAAGGGCATGGCCCAGATTATCGAGGAGGTCGTGGATGAGCTGGGCAGCGATGACGACTTCGTGGGCCATATCGGGGGAGACGACTACGTCATCATCACCGACCGGGAGCATTACGGCAGGCTCTGCGCGGCCGTCATCCAGAGGTTCGACGCTTCCATTGCGGAGCACTATGACCCCCTGGACAGGGAAAGGGGGTTCATCATAAGCAAGACCCGCCAGGGCCAGAGGTTGGCCTTTCCCCTGATGAGTGTATCCATCGCCGTGGTCACGAACAAGGTGCACAAGCTCGTCAATCACATCCAGGTGGGGGAAATCGCGGCGGAGCTCAAGGAATACGCAAAGTCCATCCCCGGAAGCATCTACGTCGTGGACAGGCGGCGTGAAGACGCCAAGACGGGCGTCAAAGAGGTCCCGTGAGCAAACGGGGGATTCTCTTGCTGCTCGGCATAACGTGCTCCCTCATCCTGGCAGGCTGCGTATCAGTCATAGAGGGCCACTCTCCGGCGGGCGCGACGTATCTGCTTCCTCCCGGCCAATGCGAGGACATCCAGCCGGCGGACTTCCCCGCCAGGCTCAAAGACCTCGAGGAGGACATCGGCAAGGCGAAAACGGAGACAAGGCTGGCCCGCCTTCATCTGAGGCGGGCGGGCCTTCTCCTGCATCGCGCAAACCCTTCTCCGGATTACGAACAGGCCCTCAAGGAGCTCCAGGCGTATCTGTCTCTCGAGCCCGAAGGGGACACGAGCTGCGAGGTCAGAAACCTGGCCGCCCTTCTCTCCCTCTTCCTGGATGCCAGGAAGGCCCAGGTGAAGGCCGAGGCCAGGGCGGAGCAGCTACACAAGGACGTGGAAGGCCTCACCCGGGAGAAGGCCCGCCTGGAGAAGGAGCTTGCCGAGGTCCGCGAGAGCCTTCGGAAGCTGCAGCGCCTGGACCTCCAGATGGAGGAAAAGAGGCGTCAGATACAGTAGCCCGGCCTCAAGGCGCCGCCCCGGCCGCGAAAGGCGAATGAAGCAGCCTTTCATCGAGACGCCGGGGGCGGAAAACCTCTCAGTATCTTATCCACTATCTTTCGTATGTCCTTCTGGGTGGCGTCTTCACCGAGCTCGCCGTGTGCGGTCCCCCGCCAGACGAGTTCCTTCTGGTCCGCCCGAACGATATCCACGACGAGAGTGGCCACCCTGTACTTGTAGACGTCCACCCCGCTCCGGTATTCGTAATACCCGGGGCCGCTGTACGCGAAGGGTTCGGGACGGCCCCAGAACGGGCGGCGATGCAGAAAGGCCGGGTGTTCGTAAAAACCGGGACTGTAGGCGTATCCGTACTGCTGGACGTCCACCCTTTGTTCGGTTACTGCGTGAAGGGCGACGAGAAAATCGGGGTTCTCGGTGACGCGTCTGTATCCCCTGGCCTCCAGGTCCTGGTTCACCGCGAACCTCATGCCCTTCATCAGGAGAATCGTGTCCTCCTTCC from the Nitrospirota bacterium genome contains:
- a CDS encoding hemerythrin domain-containing protein, with translation MKPIGPLMAEHRRIERMLALIDGEKGKPGRLRPAFVAGVADFFRTYADRCHHGKEEDIYFEALREKPLSRKHREMMDDLIAEHRYARETVQRMAQANARYAAGDEAAYDEVLTYIDALREFYPSHINKEDNHFFYPSLEYLSREEQGHMLDEFQDFDGSLIQEKYEELIEELRAGSAEASGP
- a CDS encoding MarC family protein, which gives rise to MQEVTFFVFAFTSIFVIVNPVSALLTFVSLTEGMDLRERNAAARRSVVTACVLALVFALGGEFILRMFHITEDNLRVAGGALLFIVAVDMLHGKLSRESVTPEELKDASRRRDISIFPLATPLLTGPGAITAVIVLIHTAERLVLKLIVLGAILATFAIAYVLFRFAERAHRLLGVTASLVITRIMGILLAAIAVNFMAEGIWNIYKAFSG
- a CDS encoding radical SAM/SPASM domain-containing protein encodes the protein MSACIRAPEYVQVFVTLRCNRRCGFCFNRGLSPMEDMALADFDALLGRLAGAGVREVDILGGEPTLHGDIHGMAGLLRSRQMRATMSANGTRVDVLAGLRGVRVGISMNGEAVTPALDAYVMKEKPMLKSLCDPGGGVPGAVRPYLRMPGVRFFYIYPDALSTEDLAWSVPYPRFLAEVRALNASYGNVEGVSCGFLSPDKKGFPADVRCPAGTTKLSVLPDGTVYPCYLLSRFPEFALGNILRDGWDRLLGHPVLRFFRHFRGNPCPRRGCSIHGRCHGGCPAVSLLVRGDLGLPDPRCRAEGTA
- a CDS encoding HAMP domain-containing protein; translation: MTIRKKMLLGYLPLSALIILIAVLSLVYVGRMRGINETVITRDLRLVDATEKMLDSLLAQELYASRFAILRNPEMLTTFWERSADFEHRLKALKELPGGDIPVRHISDLHAEYNAHFVDAIGTFGAEGRGEKAAEHERLMKKTQEELIHLLKDVNLTARLSQNSKTRETARIGGLALRVMSVLSVLGILVGVGSAALITRGIVRSVRVLREATNRVAQGRFEQVPQVHGSDELGELSRAFGEMARRLKALEEMYLDTSPLTRLPGGIAIENVLKKRIEGGGPLAFCLLDLDDFKAFNDRYGYARGSELIKGMAQIIEEVVDELGSDDDFVGHIGGDDYVIITDREHYGRLCAAVIQRFDASIAEHYDPLDRERGFIISKTRQGQRLAFPLMSVSIAVVTNKVHKLVNHIQVGEIAAELKEYAKSIPGSIYVVDRRREDAKTGVKEVP
- a CDS encoding DUF4136 domain-containing protein — protein: MRKGIVVFWAAFLLWGCAGMDYSYRYDPGVNYGQLKTYSFMPISEKGKEDTILLMKGMRFAVNQDLEARGYRRVTENPDFLVALHAVTEQRVDVQQYGYAYSPGFYEHPAFLHRRPFWGRPEPFAYSGPGYYEYRSGVDVYKYRVATLVVDIVRADQKELVWRGTAHGELGEDATQKDIRKIVDKILRGFPPPASR